The following coding sequences lie in one Populus nigra chromosome 15, ddPopNigr1.1, whole genome shotgun sequence genomic window:
- the LOC133674815 gene encoding cuscuta receptor 1-like isoform X2 has protein sequence MGLFLQVLTVLVITVSLQGWLPLGCLEEERIALLHLKDSLNYPNGTSLPSWMKADANCCSWERIVCNSSTGRVTELYLGGARNEEVGDWYLNASLFLPFQQLNGLHLWGNRIAGWVDKKESLSSLETLYLSGNNINKLIVSRGPSNLRTLYLENITTYGSSFQLLQSLEAFPNLTTLYLSYNDFRGRILGHELQNLSSLKMLDLSGCSLDGHSLQSLEALPSLKNISLDALNGIVPSRGLLDLKNLEYFDLSYNTLNNSIFQAIGMMTSLKTLILRSCKLDGRIPTTQGFFNLKNLKLLDLSSNTLNNNILQTIRTMTSLKTLSLQNCSLNGQLPTTQGLCDLNHLQELYMYDNDLSGFLPPCLANMTSLQQLDLSSNHLKIPMSLSPLCNLSKLKYFDGSNNEIYAEEDDYNLSSKFQLEFLFLRNGGQNARAFPKFLYHQFSMQSLDLTNTQIKGEFPNWLIENNTYLKRLSLENCSISGPFLLPKSSHVNLSFLSISMNHFQGQIPSEIGAHLPGLEVLLMSDNGFNGSIPSSLGNMSFMYELDLSNNSLQGWIPGWIGNMSSLEFLDLSRNNLSGPLPPRFGTSSKLRVVYLSRNKLQGPIAMTFYDSSEIFALDLSHNDLTGRIPEWIDRLSNLRFLFLSYNNLEGEIPIRICRLDQLTVIDLSHNYLSGNILFWMISTHPFPQQYNSHDSVFSSQQSFEFTTKNVSLPYRGSIIQYLTGIDFSCNNFTGEIPPEIGNLNKIKALNLSHNNLTGPIPPTFSNLKEIESLDISYNKLDGEIPPRLIELFSLEFFSVAHNNLSGKTPARVAQFATFEESCYKENPCLCGEPLSKICSVIMPSSPTSMNNEDDGGFMDIEIFYVSFGVAYIMVLLVIGAVLYINSYWR, from the exons atgGGGCTGTTCCTTCAGGTGTTGACGGTGTTAGTGATAACGGTTTCGCTGCAAGGATGGCTGCCTCTTGGTTGCTTGGAGGAAGAGAGAATCGCTCTGTTGCACCTCAAAGATTCTCTTAACTATCCCAACGGCACCTCCCTTCCCTCCTGGATGAAAGCTGACGCCAACTGTTGTTCTTGGGAACGTATTGTCTGCAACAGCAGTACAGGTCGAGTCACCGAACTCTATCTTGGGGGCGCAAGGAATGAGGAAGTGGGAGATTGGTACTTAAATGCCtccttgtttcttccttttcaacAACTCAACGGTCTCCACTTGTGGGGTAATCGTATAGCTGGTTGGGTTGATAAGAAAG aaTCGTTGAGCAGCCTGGAGACCTTGTATTTGAGCGGCAACAATATTAACAAATTGATAGTCTCAAGAG GTCCAAGCAACTTGAGGACCCTATACCTAGAAAATATCACAACCTATGGAAGTAGCTTCCAGTTACTGCAATCATTAGAAGCATTCCCTAACCTCACGACACTTTATCTGAGCTACAACGATTTTAGAGGAAGAATATTAGGTCACG AGTTGCAAAATTTGAGCTCTTTGAAAATGTTAGATCTAAGCGGTTGTTCTCTAGATGGACACTCCCTTCAAAGCCTCGAAGCACTGCcttctctaaaaaatatatctttggATGCACTCAATGGTATTGTACCTTCTAGAG GCTTACTTGATCTCAAGAACTTGGAATACTTTGATTTGAGTTACAATACTCTCAATAATAGCATCTTTCAAGCCATTGGAATGATGACCTCtcttaaaactttgattttgcgGAGCTGCAAACTAGATGGTCGAATACCTACAACCCAAG GCTTCTTTAATCTCAAGAACTTGAAACTCTTGGATTTAAGTTCCAATACTCTCAATAACAACATCTTACAAACCATTAGAACGATGACCTCTCTCAAAACTTTAAGCTTGCAGAATTGCAGTCTAAATGGCCAATTACCTACAACCCAAG GCCTATGTGACTTAAATCATCTCCAAGAGCTATATATGTATGACAATGATCTCAGTGGTTTCTTGCCTCCGTGTCTGGCAAATATGACTTCCCTTCAACAACTTGATCTCTCTTCCAATCACTTGAAGATACCTATGTCATTGAGCCCGTTATGCAACCTTTCAAAGCTCAAGTATTTTGATGGTTCGAACAATGAAATATATGCAGAAGAAGATGATTATAATCTAAGCTCAAAGTTCCAGTTAGAGTTCCTCTTTTTGCGTAATGGTGGACAAAATGCGAGAGCATTTCCCAAGTTCCTTTACCATCAGTTCAGCATGCAATCTTTGGATCTTACAAATACCCAAATAAAGGGAGAGTTTCCAAATTGGTTGATTGAAAACAACACATACCTCAAACGTCTTTCTTTAGAAAACTGTTCTATTTCAGGTCCATTCTTATTGCCAAAGAGTTCCCATGTGAATTTGTCATTCCTAAGTATATCAATGAATCACTTCCAAGGACAAATCCCTTCAGAAATCGGAGCTCATTTGCCAGGGTTAGAAGTTTTATTGATGTCTGATAATGGTTTCAATGGAAGCATTCCTTCCTCATTAGGTAACATGAGCTTCATGTACGAGTTAGACCTGTCCAACAACAGTTTGCAAGGGTGGATCCCTGGATGGATTGGGAATATGTCTTCTCTTGAATTCTTGGACCTATCAAGGAACAATTTATCTGGTCCTTTACCACCTAGATTCGGCACTTCTTCAAAATTAAGAGTTGTTTATTTGTCTAGAAATAAGTTGCAAGGACCGATCGCAATGACATTTTATGACTCCTCTGAGATATTCGCATTAGATCTTTCCCATAATGATTTAACTGGTAGAATTCCAGAATGGATTGACAGGCTATCTAACTTGAGATTTCTATTCTTGAGTTATAACAATCTTGAAGGTGAAATCCCAATTCGAATATGCAGGTTGGATCAATTAACCGTGATTGATCTATCTCACAATTATCTTTCTGGTAACATCCTCTTTTGGATGATATCTACTCATCCTTTCCCACAACAATACAATTCCCATGATTCTGTGTTCTCATCACAACAATCTTTCGAGTTTACAACAAAGAATGTATCCCTTCCTTATAGAGGAAGCATTATCCAGTACTTAACAGGAATTGATTTCTCATGCAACAATTTCACAGGAGAGATTCCTCCTGAAATTGGAAACCTCAACAAGATCAAGGCATTGAACCTTTCGCACAACAATCTGACTGGACCAATTCCACCaacattttcaaatttaaaggaaatagaGAGCTTGGATATTTCCTACAACAAACTGGATGGAGAAATCCCACCTCGACTTATTGAACTATTTTCTCTAGAATTTTTCAGTGTGGCACACAATAATCTGTCTGGCAAAACTCCTGCGAGAGTTGCACAATTTGCCACGTTTGAGGAGAGCTGCTACAAAGAGAACCCTTGTCTTTGTGGAGAACCGCTAAGCAAAATATGTAGTGTGATTATGCCATCATCACCAACTTCAATGAACAATGAAGATGATGGTGGCTTCATGGATATAGAGATTTTCTATGTGAGCTTTGGGGTTGCATACATCATGGTGCTGCTGGTGATAGGTGCAGTTCTGTATATAAATTCATATTGGCGATGA
- the LOC133674815 gene encoding cuscuta receptor 1-like isoform X1 — MGLFLQVLTVLVITVSLQGWLPLGCLEEERIALLHLKDSLNYPNGTSLPSWMKADANCCSWERIVCNSSTGRVTELYLGGARNEEVGDWYLNASLFLPFQQLNGLHLWGNRIAGWVDKKGGYELQKMSNLKYLDLGINHFDRSILSFVELLSSLKLLYLDYNRLEGLIDLKESLSSLETLYLSGNNINKLIVSRGPSNLRTLYLENITTYGSSFQLLQSLEAFPNLTTLYLSYNDFRGRILGHELQNLSSLKMLDLSGCSLDGHSLQSLEALPSLKNISLDALNGIVPSRGLLDLKNLEYFDLSYNTLNNSIFQAIGMMTSLKTLILRSCKLDGRIPTTQGFFNLKNLKLLDLSSNTLNNNILQTIRTMTSLKTLSLQNCSLNGQLPTTQGLCDLNHLQELYMYDNDLSGFLPPCLANMTSLQQLDLSSNHLKIPMSLSPLCNLSKLKYFDGSNNEIYAEEDDYNLSSKFQLEFLFLRNGGQNARAFPKFLYHQFSMQSLDLTNTQIKGEFPNWLIENNTYLKRLSLENCSISGPFLLPKSSHVNLSFLSISMNHFQGQIPSEIGAHLPGLEVLLMSDNGFNGSIPSSLGNMSFMYELDLSNNSLQGWIPGWIGNMSSLEFLDLSRNNLSGPLPPRFGTSSKLRVVYLSRNKLQGPIAMTFYDSSEIFALDLSHNDLTGRIPEWIDRLSNLRFLFLSYNNLEGEIPIRICRLDQLTVIDLSHNYLSGNILFWMISTHPFPQQYNSHDSVFSSQQSFEFTTKNVSLPYRGSIIQYLTGIDFSCNNFTGEIPPEIGNLNKIKALNLSHNNLTGPIPPTFSNLKEIESLDISYNKLDGEIPPRLIELFSLEFFSVAHNNLSGKTPARVAQFATFEESCYKENPCLCGEPLSKICSVIMPSSPTSMNNEDDGGFMDIEIFYVSFGVAYIMVLLVIGAVLYINSYWR; from the exons atgGGGCTGTTCCTTCAGGTGTTGACGGTGTTAGTGATAACGGTTTCGCTGCAAGGATGGCTGCCTCTTGGTTGCTTGGAGGAAGAGAGAATCGCTCTGTTGCACCTCAAAGATTCTCTTAACTATCCCAACGGCACCTCCCTTCCCTCCTGGATGAAAGCTGACGCCAACTGTTGTTCTTGGGAACGTATTGTCTGCAACAGCAGTACAGGTCGAGTCACCGAACTCTATCTTGGGGGCGCAAGGAATGAGGAAGTGGGAGATTGGTACTTAAATGCCtccttgtttcttccttttcaacAACTCAACGGTCTCCACTTGTGGGGTAATCGTATAGCTGGTTGGGTTGATAAGAAAG gtggTTATGAGTTACAGAAAATGAGCAATTTGAAGTATCTTGACTTGGGAATTAATCATTTTGATCGTAGTATTCTATCATTTGTGGAGTTGCTTTCCtctcttaaattattatatttagattataatAGACTAGAGGGGTTAATAGATTTGAaag aaTCGTTGAGCAGCCTGGAGACCTTGTATTTGAGCGGCAACAATATTAACAAATTGATAGTCTCAAGAG GTCCAAGCAACTTGAGGACCCTATACCTAGAAAATATCACAACCTATGGAAGTAGCTTCCAGTTACTGCAATCATTAGAAGCATTCCCTAACCTCACGACACTTTATCTGAGCTACAACGATTTTAGAGGAAGAATATTAGGTCACG AGTTGCAAAATTTGAGCTCTTTGAAAATGTTAGATCTAAGCGGTTGTTCTCTAGATGGACACTCCCTTCAAAGCCTCGAAGCACTGCcttctctaaaaaatatatctttggATGCACTCAATGGTATTGTACCTTCTAGAG GCTTACTTGATCTCAAGAACTTGGAATACTTTGATTTGAGTTACAATACTCTCAATAATAGCATCTTTCAAGCCATTGGAATGATGACCTCtcttaaaactttgattttgcgGAGCTGCAAACTAGATGGTCGAATACCTACAACCCAAG GCTTCTTTAATCTCAAGAACTTGAAACTCTTGGATTTAAGTTCCAATACTCTCAATAACAACATCTTACAAACCATTAGAACGATGACCTCTCTCAAAACTTTAAGCTTGCAGAATTGCAGTCTAAATGGCCAATTACCTACAACCCAAG GCCTATGTGACTTAAATCATCTCCAAGAGCTATATATGTATGACAATGATCTCAGTGGTTTCTTGCCTCCGTGTCTGGCAAATATGACTTCCCTTCAACAACTTGATCTCTCTTCCAATCACTTGAAGATACCTATGTCATTGAGCCCGTTATGCAACCTTTCAAAGCTCAAGTATTTTGATGGTTCGAACAATGAAATATATGCAGAAGAAGATGATTATAATCTAAGCTCAAAGTTCCAGTTAGAGTTCCTCTTTTTGCGTAATGGTGGACAAAATGCGAGAGCATTTCCCAAGTTCCTTTACCATCAGTTCAGCATGCAATCTTTGGATCTTACAAATACCCAAATAAAGGGAGAGTTTCCAAATTGGTTGATTGAAAACAACACATACCTCAAACGTCTTTCTTTAGAAAACTGTTCTATTTCAGGTCCATTCTTATTGCCAAAGAGTTCCCATGTGAATTTGTCATTCCTAAGTATATCAATGAATCACTTCCAAGGACAAATCCCTTCAGAAATCGGAGCTCATTTGCCAGGGTTAGAAGTTTTATTGATGTCTGATAATGGTTTCAATGGAAGCATTCCTTCCTCATTAGGTAACATGAGCTTCATGTACGAGTTAGACCTGTCCAACAACAGTTTGCAAGGGTGGATCCCTGGATGGATTGGGAATATGTCTTCTCTTGAATTCTTGGACCTATCAAGGAACAATTTATCTGGTCCTTTACCACCTAGATTCGGCACTTCTTCAAAATTAAGAGTTGTTTATTTGTCTAGAAATAAGTTGCAAGGACCGATCGCAATGACATTTTATGACTCCTCTGAGATATTCGCATTAGATCTTTCCCATAATGATTTAACTGGTAGAATTCCAGAATGGATTGACAGGCTATCTAACTTGAGATTTCTATTCTTGAGTTATAACAATCTTGAAGGTGAAATCCCAATTCGAATATGCAGGTTGGATCAATTAACCGTGATTGATCTATCTCACAATTATCTTTCTGGTAACATCCTCTTTTGGATGATATCTACTCATCCTTTCCCACAACAATACAATTCCCATGATTCTGTGTTCTCATCACAACAATCTTTCGAGTTTACAACAAAGAATGTATCCCTTCCTTATAGAGGAAGCATTATCCAGTACTTAACAGGAATTGATTTCTCATGCAACAATTTCACAGGAGAGATTCCTCCTGAAATTGGAAACCTCAACAAGATCAAGGCATTGAACCTTTCGCACAACAATCTGACTGGACCAATTCCACCaacattttcaaatttaaaggaaatagaGAGCTTGGATATTTCCTACAACAAACTGGATGGAGAAATCCCACCTCGACTTATTGAACTATTTTCTCTAGAATTTTTCAGTGTGGCACACAATAATCTGTCTGGCAAAACTCCTGCGAGAGTTGCACAATTTGCCACGTTTGAGGAGAGCTGCTACAAAGAGAACCCTTGTCTTTGTGGAGAACCGCTAAGCAAAATATGTAGTGTGATTATGCCATCATCACCAACTTCAATGAACAATGAAGATGATGGTGGCTTCATGGATATAGAGATTTTCTATGTGAGCTTTGGGGTTGCATACATCATGGTGCTGCTGGTGATAGGTGCAGTTCTGTATATAAATTCATATTGGCGATGA
- the LOC133674815 gene encoding receptor-like protein 13 isoform X3, whose protein sequence is MGLFLQVLTVLVITVSLQGWLPLGCLEEERIALLHLKDSLNYPNGTSLPSWMKADANCCSWERIVCNSSTGRVTELYLGGARNEEVGDWYLNASLFLPFQQLNGLHLWGNRIAGWVDKKGPSNLRTLYLENITTYGSSFQLLQSLEAFPNLTTLYLSYNDFRGRILGHELQNLSSLKMLDLSGCSLDGHSLQSLEALPSLKNISLDALNGIVPSRGLLDLKNLEYFDLSYNTLNNSIFQAIGMMTSLKTLILRSCKLDGRIPTTQGFFNLKNLKLLDLSSNTLNNNILQTIRTMTSLKTLSLQNCSLNGQLPTTQGLCDLNHLQELYMYDNDLSGFLPPCLANMTSLQQLDLSSNHLKIPMSLSPLCNLSKLKYFDGSNNEIYAEEDDYNLSSKFQLEFLFLRNGGQNARAFPKFLYHQFSMQSLDLTNTQIKGEFPNWLIENNTYLKRLSLENCSISGPFLLPKSSHVNLSFLSISMNHFQGQIPSEIGAHLPGLEVLLMSDNGFNGSIPSSLGNMSFMYELDLSNNSLQGWIPGWIGNMSSLEFLDLSRNNLSGPLPPRFGTSSKLRVVYLSRNKLQGPIAMTFYDSSEIFALDLSHNDLTGRIPEWIDRLSNLRFLFLSYNNLEGEIPIRICRLDQLTVIDLSHNYLSGNILFWMISTHPFPQQYNSHDSVFSSQQSFEFTTKNVSLPYRGSIIQYLTGIDFSCNNFTGEIPPEIGNLNKIKALNLSHNNLTGPIPPTFSNLKEIESLDISYNKLDGEIPPRLIELFSLEFFSVAHNNLSGKTPARVAQFATFEESCYKENPCLCGEPLSKICSVIMPSSPTSMNNEDDGGFMDIEIFYVSFGVAYIMVLLVIGAVLYINSYWR, encoded by the exons atgGGGCTGTTCCTTCAGGTGTTGACGGTGTTAGTGATAACGGTTTCGCTGCAAGGATGGCTGCCTCTTGGTTGCTTGGAGGAAGAGAGAATCGCTCTGTTGCACCTCAAAGATTCTCTTAACTATCCCAACGGCACCTCCCTTCCCTCCTGGATGAAAGCTGACGCCAACTGTTGTTCTTGGGAACGTATTGTCTGCAACAGCAGTACAGGTCGAGTCACCGAACTCTATCTTGGGGGCGCAAGGAATGAGGAAGTGGGAGATTGGTACTTAAATGCCtccttgtttcttccttttcaacAACTCAACGGTCTCCACTTGTGGGGTAATCGTATAGCTGGTTGGGTTGATAAGAAAG GTCCAAGCAACTTGAGGACCCTATACCTAGAAAATATCACAACCTATGGAAGTAGCTTCCAGTTACTGCAATCATTAGAAGCATTCCCTAACCTCACGACACTTTATCTGAGCTACAACGATTTTAGAGGAAGAATATTAGGTCACG AGTTGCAAAATTTGAGCTCTTTGAAAATGTTAGATCTAAGCGGTTGTTCTCTAGATGGACACTCCCTTCAAAGCCTCGAAGCACTGCcttctctaaaaaatatatctttggATGCACTCAATGGTATTGTACCTTCTAGAG GCTTACTTGATCTCAAGAACTTGGAATACTTTGATTTGAGTTACAATACTCTCAATAATAGCATCTTTCAAGCCATTGGAATGATGACCTCtcttaaaactttgattttgcgGAGCTGCAAACTAGATGGTCGAATACCTACAACCCAAG GCTTCTTTAATCTCAAGAACTTGAAACTCTTGGATTTAAGTTCCAATACTCTCAATAACAACATCTTACAAACCATTAGAACGATGACCTCTCTCAAAACTTTAAGCTTGCAGAATTGCAGTCTAAATGGCCAATTACCTACAACCCAAG GCCTATGTGACTTAAATCATCTCCAAGAGCTATATATGTATGACAATGATCTCAGTGGTTTCTTGCCTCCGTGTCTGGCAAATATGACTTCCCTTCAACAACTTGATCTCTCTTCCAATCACTTGAAGATACCTATGTCATTGAGCCCGTTATGCAACCTTTCAAAGCTCAAGTATTTTGATGGTTCGAACAATGAAATATATGCAGAAGAAGATGATTATAATCTAAGCTCAAAGTTCCAGTTAGAGTTCCTCTTTTTGCGTAATGGTGGACAAAATGCGAGAGCATTTCCCAAGTTCCTTTACCATCAGTTCAGCATGCAATCTTTGGATCTTACAAATACCCAAATAAAGGGAGAGTTTCCAAATTGGTTGATTGAAAACAACACATACCTCAAACGTCTTTCTTTAGAAAACTGTTCTATTTCAGGTCCATTCTTATTGCCAAAGAGTTCCCATGTGAATTTGTCATTCCTAAGTATATCAATGAATCACTTCCAAGGACAAATCCCTTCAGAAATCGGAGCTCATTTGCCAGGGTTAGAAGTTTTATTGATGTCTGATAATGGTTTCAATGGAAGCATTCCTTCCTCATTAGGTAACATGAGCTTCATGTACGAGTTAGACCTGTCCAACAACAGTTTGCAAGGGTGGATCCCTGGATGGATTGGGAATATGTCTTCTCTTGAATTCTTGGACCTATCAAGGAACAATTTATCTGGTCCTTTACCACCTAGATTCGGCACTTCTTCAAAATTAAGAGTTGTTTATTTGTCTAGAAATAAGTTGCAAGGACCGATCGCAATGACATTTTATGACTCCTCTGAGATATTCGCATTAGATCTTTCCCATAATGATTTAACTGGTAGAATTCCAGAATGGATTGACAGGCTATCTAACTTGAGATTTCTATTCTTGAGTTATAACAATCTTGAAGGTGAAATCCCAATTCGAATATGCAGGTTGGATCAATTAACCGTGATTGATCTATCTCACAATTATCTTTCTGGTAACATCCTCTTTTGGATGATATCTACTCATCCTTTCCCACAACAATACAATTCCCATGATTCTGTGTTCTCATCACAACAATCTTTCGAGTTTACAACAAAGAATGTATCCCTTCCTTATAGAGGAAGCATTATCCAGTACTTAACAGGAATTGATTTCTCATGCAACAATTTCACAGGAGAGATTCCTCCTGAAATTGGAAACCTCAACAAGATCAAGGCATTGAACCTTTCGCACAACAATCTGACTGGACCAATTCCACCaacattttcaaatttaaaggaaatagaGAGCTTGGATATTTCCTACAACAAACTGGATGGAGAAATCCCACCTCGACTTATTGAACTATTTTCTCTAGAATTTTTCAGTGTGGCACACAATAATCTGTCTGGCAAAACTCCTGCGAGAGTTGCACAATTTGCCACGTTTGAGGAGAGCTGCTACAAAGAGAACCCTTGTCTTTGTGGAGAACCGCTAAGCAAAATATGTAGTGTGATTATGCCATCATCACCAACTTCAATGAACAATGAAGATGATGGTGGCTTCATGGATATAGAGATTTTCTATGTGAGCTTTGGGGTTGCATACATCATGGTGCTGCTGGTGATAGGTGCAGTTCTGTATATAAATTCATATTGGCGATGA